The Saxibacter everestensis genome has a window encoding:
- a CDS encoding polysaccharide deacetylase family protein has product MTTRTPVLLTFDMDAETLWTARDPDGANKPVWVSQGHYGPKVGLPRILRLLEKYGVTATFFVPGQVIERYPAEIESILSAGIDIEHHSYSHTWSDGLSRDAEAEEFQKGFDAIVSATGRKPLGWRSPAGELTPHSVGLMEQYEFSFSSNLFDSDTAHLLSDAGRVTDIVELPFAWALDDAPFFLYSNRLQGRVMSAPSAVAETWIREYDGISTEPGAHFMLGMHPQVIGRHSRLWALEETIRHIVDAGDGEFVSCADYAARVRPGLVEANTP; this is encoded by the coding sequence ATGACAACCAGGACGCCCGTTCTGCTCACGTTCGACATGGACGCGGAGACGCTGTGGACCGCGCGAGATCCGGACGGCGCGAACAAACCGGTGTGGGTATCCCAGGGACACTACGGCCCGAAAGTCGGCCTGCCGCGAATCCTCCGCCTGCTGGAGAAGTACGGCGTCACGGCAACCTTCTTCGTTCCGGGCCAGGTGATCGAACGCTACCCGGCGGAAATCGAGAGCATCCTTAGCGCCGGCATCGACATCGAGCATCACAGCTACTCGCACACGTGGTCGGACGGGCTGAGCCGGGACGCCGAAGCCGAGGAATTCCAGAAGGGCTTCGATGCCATCGTCAGTGCCACCGGACGCAAACCACTGGGCTGGCGATCGCCAGCGGGTGAGCTGACGCCGCACTCGGTCGGGCTGATGGAGCAGTACGAATTCAGCTTCTCCTCCAACCTCTTCGATTCCGACACCGCGCATTTGCTGAGCGACGCCGGGAGGGTGACCGACATCGTTGAGCTACCGTTCGCCTGGGCGCTCGATGACGCTCCGTTCTTCCTGTACAGCAATCGGTTGCAGGGCCGGGTGATGTCGGCGCCGAGTGCTGTCGCCGAGACCTGGATCCGGGAGTACGACGGGATCAGCACGGAACCGGGCGCACACTTCATGCTGGGCATGCATCCACAGGTGATCGGCAGGCACTCCCGGTTGTGGGCGCTGGAGGAAACCATCAGGCACATTGTGGATGCCGGCGACGGAGAGTTCGTCTCCTGCGCGGACTATGCGGCGCGGGTTCGTCCCGGTCTGGTCGAAGCGAACACGCCATGA
- a CDS encoding amidase, with translation MIHRTAKEIRADVLDGRSTAVQVTEETLAKIADAEDYLHAFLTVAGSHALDQAGRLEQRAAAGEAPGPLWGVPFSVKDTYDTAGVRTTYGSRVFADHVPDRDAELVRRVRQAGGVLVGKTNTPEFAIYIRTVNELQAETVNPWDHARTTGGSSGGAAASVAAGLTPIAIGSDGGGSVRIPAALCGVVGLMPSRGSIPRGGGHIGTRRFSSAGPLAADAGDALTLWRVMAGPDQADGLSRGLLPTGVTHADPPGAPRMRWIAESGVPGGEADVVETVQSSAELFAHELRVPLEVSTRSMQAARFSEAFYAMMQADRLSTGGRELLDDPATNSLLTGYGRHQFERAAAIDGAAYSAAVEVQLSATEHLLGLLDEVDVLLTPTLSFVAPLIPSGEQPLPEDARRGFVAFTYLMNYTGFPAVTVPAGLVRGLPVGLQIIGRPGSEEYLLDLAGRFQRQVYRMPDVRPLSRLGGHE, from the coding sequence ATGATCCATCGCACCGCGAAGGAGATCCGGGCCGACGTGCTCGACGGCCGTAGCACGGCCGTGCAGGTGACCGAGGAGACCCTGGCGAAGATCGCGGACGCTGAGGATTACCTGCACGCGTTCCTCACAGTCGCCGGAAGTCACGCGCTCGACCAGGCAGGGCGGCTGGAGCAAAGGGCGGCCGCTGGTGAGGCGCCGGGGCCGTTGTGGGGGGTGCCGTTCTCGGTCAAGGACACCTACGACACCGCGGGCGTGCGAACCACCTACGGCTCCAGGGTCTTTGCCGACCACGTTCCCGACCGCGACGCCGAACTTGTCCGCCGGGTGCGGCAGGCCGGGGGAGTCCTGGTGGGAAAGACAAACACTCCTGAGTTCGCGATTTACATCAGGACGGTCAACGAGTTGCAGGCGGAGACAGTCAACCCGTGGGACCACGCCCGAACCACCGGCGGCTCCAGCGGGGGAGCGGCGGCCAGTGTCGCGGCGGGTCTGACTCCGATCGCGATCGGAAGCGATGGTGGCGGATCGGTGCGGATTCCCGCGGCACTTTGCGGCGTGGTGGGGCTGATGCCCTCCCGTGGATCGATCCCTCGGGGCGGGGGGCATATCGGCACCAGGCGGTTTTCCTCGGCGGGCCCTCTGGCGGCCGATGCCGGCGACGCGTTAACCCTGTGGCGGGTGATGGCCGGCCCCGACCAGGCCGACGGCCTGTCCCGCGGTCTGCTGCCCACCGGGGTGACGCACGCCGATCCGCCCGGAGCGCCGCGGATGCGCTGGATCGCGGAAAGCGGTGTGCCCGGCGGTGAGGCCGACGTCGTCGAAACCGTTCAGTCCAGCGCGGAGCTGTTCGCGCACGAGCTGAGGGTGCCGCTGGAGGTTTCCACGCGAAGCATGCAGGCGGCGCGGTTCTCAGAGGCGTTCTACGCCATGATGCAGGCCGACCGGCTCTCGACCGGCGGACGGGAACTGCTCGACGATCCGGCCACCAATTCGCTCTTGACCGGATATGGCAGGCACCAGTTCGAGCGGGCCGCCGCCATCGACGGCGCCGCCTATTCGGCCGCCGTCGAGGTCCAGCTTTCCGCAACCGAGCACCTGCTCGGCCTGCTGGACGAGGTCGATGTCTTGCTGACGCCGACCCTGAGCTTTGTCGCTCCGCTGATTCCGAGCGGCGAACAACCCTTGCCGGAGGATGCCCGACGTGGCTTCGTTGCCTTCACCTACCTGATGAACTACACCGGATTCCCTGCCGTCACAGTGCCCGCCGGCCTGGTGCGGGGACTGCCGGTCGGGCTGCAGATCATCGGCCGGCCCGGGTCAGAGGAGTATCTACTCGACCTGGCAGGCAGGTTCCAGCGCCAGGTGTACCGGATGCCTGACGTTCGCCCGCTTTCCCGACTCGGAGGACACGAATGA
- a CDS encoding SDR family NAD(P)-dependent oxidoreductase, whose protein sequence is MNADQHRKVAVVTGSSSGIGRATAERLAEEGYDLILHGLNDGAGIAEAVAAVRSRGADARYAVGDIRDPSTPAAVIALAEQYYGRLDALVNCAGAGLTKRFTAITAEEWGGIIDMHLGAATTTCRAAYPMLQASRGAVVNVSSLAATVGLPGRVGYGTAKAALEGFTLNLGCEWAPEGIRVNAVAPGTILTPLVSANFDKGLLDEREVLQRTPMNRLGEPSEVAAVVWFLLSNNASYMTGQTLHVDGGWSSWGGWS, encoded by the coding sequence ATGAACGCTGACCAGCATCGAAAGGTCGCAGTCGTTACCGGGTCGTCGTCCGGAATCGGCCGTGCCACCGCAGAACGCCTGGCCGAGGAAGGCTACGACCTGATCCTGCACGGGCTCAACGACGGCGCAGGGATAGCCGAGGCTGTGGCCGCCGTTCGCTCGCGCGGCGCCGACGCGCGCTATGCCGTCGGAGACATCCGGGACCCGTCGACTCCGGCGGCGGTTATTGCGCTAGCGGAGCAGTATTACGGCCGCCTCGACGCGCTCGTCAACTGCGCGGGTGCCGGGTTGACGAAGCGGTTCACCGCGATCACCGCGGAAGAATGGGGCGGAATCATCGACATGCACCTCGGCGCGGCGACGACGACCTGCCGGGCCGCGTATCCGATGCTCCAGGCCAGCCGGGGCGCGGTGGTCAACGTCTCTAGCCTCGCCGCCACGGTCGGACTGCCCGGCCGGGTCGGATACGGCACCGCCAAGGCAGCGCTGGAGGGCTTCACCCTCAATCTGGGCTGCGAATGGGCCCCGGAAGGAATCCGGGTCAACGCGGTAGCGCCGGGCACGATACTCACCCCGCTGGTCAGCGCCAACTTCGACAAGGGGCTGCTCGACGAACGCGAGGTTCTGCAACGCACGCCGATGAATAGACTCGGCGAGCCGTCCGAGGTAGCCGCCGTCGTGTGGTTCCTGCTATCGAACAACGCGTCATATATGACTGGTCAGACCCTGCATGTCGATGGCGGCTGGTCCAGTTGGGGAGGCTGGTCATGA